From Gopherus flavomarginatus isolate rGopFla2 chromosome 7, rGopFla2.mat.asm, whole genome shotgun sequence, the proteins below share one genomic window:
- the LOC127054974 gene encoding beta-1,3-galactosyltransferase 2-like yields the protein MTHYRRYFVISWRCSMMCIFLMGSICFLGIYLFFIPKTFNYFAVLAKIKVKENTDLSSMKRSVFPTKEYGKPETAKKDISFRSNVSSFKQFLLNRKVGGLTVNAAPFASELNYIQSFRFVINESDICKEITPFLILLIATKADQKQHREAIRKTWGNESVVPGIKIVRLFMLGASDKEQNEALLRESSQYHDIIQQDFLDTYKNLTLKTMMGLKWVATYCGDANFVMKTDSDVFVNTEYLIQRLLKPLMPPSQYYFTGNLIRNGQPHRNRESKWYMPKEVYSTERYPDFCSGTGYVLSGTLAAKIVKASLKVKYIYLEDIYVALCLEQEGINMVPPPKNYLFNLYKVPFSPCTYSRLITSHGINPDEQITYWETLQSNKNVCSK from the coding sequence ATGACCCACTATAGAAGATATTTTGTCATTTCTTGGAGGTGCTCCATGATGTGCATTTTCTTGATGGGCTCCATCTGTTTTCTAGGGATATATTTGTTTTTCATTCCTAAGACTTTTAATTACTTTGCTGTTTTAGCAAAAATCAAAGTTAAAGAAAACACTGATTTGAGTTCAATGAAAAGATCTGTATTTCCTACCAAAGAATATGGCAAACCTGAGACAGCAAAAAAAGACATTTCCTTCAGAAGCAATGTTTCTAGCTTCAAACAATTCTTGCTAAACAGGAAGGTAGGGGGACTAACTGTAAATGCAGCTCCATTTGCTAGTGAACTCAATTACATTCAGTCCTTTAGGTTTGTTATTAATGAAAGTGATATATGTAAGGAAATAACTCCTTTTTTAATACTATTAATAGCAACCAAAGCTGATCAAAAGCAGCACAGGGAAGCCATCAGGAAAACCTGGGGAAATGAATCTGTGGTTCCAGGAATAAAGATTGTTCGCTTATTTATGTTGGGTGCTAGCGACAAAGAGCAAAATGAAGCCCTACTGAGGGAAAGCAGTCAATATCATGACATCATTCAACAAGACTTTCTGGACACCTACAAGAACCTAACTCTTAAAACCATGATGGGCTTGAAGTGGGTTGCCACCTACTGTGGTGATGCAAATTTTGTCATGAAAACAGACAGTGATGTTTTTGTTAATACAGAATATTTAATACAAAGGCTCCTAAAACCACTTATGCCTCCTTCACAGTATTATTTCACTGGCAACCTTATAAGAAATGGTCAACCTCATCGAAATCGTGAAAGCAAATGGTACATGCCAAAGGAAGTCTACTCCACTGAGCGGTACCCTGATTTTTGTtcaggaactgggtatgttttaTCAGGAACCCTGGCTGCAAAAATTGTCAAGGCATCTTTAAAAGTAAAGTATATATACTTGGAAGATATTTATGTAGCTCTTTGTCTTGAACAAGAGGGAATTAATATGGTACCCCCACCTAAAAACTATTTGTTTAATCTATATAAAGTCCCATTTTCTCCTTGCACATACAGCAGACTGATTACCTCCCATGGAATTAATCCAGATGAACAGATAACATACTGGGAAACATTGCAAAGTAACAAAAATGTCTGTAGTAAATAA